TCATATGGAATTGGATATGGTGCAGGATAATCAAAGATTTCTTCTGAGATTATGCTACTTACATCATAAGATCCGCCACTAGCTGCATGGTCTTTTCCAAATGGTTCGCAAGTAGTTCCAAAGATTTTCCATCTAGCTGCCCACTCTACTCTCCAGGTAAGTTTACCATTGCCAGATTTAATATCCATTTCACCATCGTGGCCACATTCACATCTGTATTTTACAATATCTCCATTAAAATCATATGCTTCAGTAGTATTTACCCTTCCACATTTTTCACAAATAGGATTATATGGTAACCAATGGTCTGCTAATGGTTCTCTTCTGTACTGGTCAAATATATCTTTGATTTCATTATGTCTTTCAAGGGAGATTCTAATAGATTCAAGATAATCTCCATTTTTATACATATCAAAACCAGATTTTGGAATAATTTCAATACCATATGCATCAAGAACTTTGAATAAAGGTTTTTCAAAGTGTTCTACAAAGTTTTTACAGCATCCTTCAGGACATGGTATCATAGAGTAAGGCATACCAAGATATTTATCATAAGATTCAGGTAGTGGGAAAGGTACTTTTCTAAGAGGATCATGGTCATCTGCAATCCAAATAGTTTCTGCATCATTACCTAATTCACGTAATGCTTTTCCAATAGCATTTGCAATAAATACATCACAAGAATTTCCAATATGTATAGAACCTGATATAGATGTACCGCTTGCTATAACATGTTTATCAACATCCATTTCATTTAATTCATCAGCGATTCTTTCAATCCAATGTTTCATCATCTCACCATAATAATTATAAAAGCTACTTTCAATTTAATAAGTTTAATAACTCAAACTATATGAAAGCAATAAGAAGTATAAATTAATATAAATATAAATTTGATGCTAATTTACTAAATTTAATATTAATTTTAAGTATCAAATATTAAAAATATTAATTTTAGTACTAAATATTAAAAATATTAATTTTAGTACTAAATAATAAAAATATTAATTTTAGTACTAAATAATAAAAATATTAATTTTAGTACCAAACATTAAAAAATAAAATTATGAAAAATACTAATTTTAGCACTAATATTAAAAAATAAAATTATGAAAAATATTAATTTTAAAATAAGACTCTATAATAAGATTCTTTAATCAATATCTTAATACTTTATTATATTATATATTTTCATTATCATATTATAAAAAATTAATTACAAAAATAGAAAGAATTATGTTAAAAATTTATTTAT
Above is a genomic segment from Methanobrevibacter olleyae containing:
- the lysS gene encoding lysine--tRNA ligase is translated as MKHWIERIADELNEMDVDKHVIASGTSISGSIHIGNSCDVFIANAIGKALRELGNDAETIWIADDHDPLRKVPFPLPESYDKYLGMPYSMIPCPEGCCKNFVEHFEKPLFKVLDAYGIEIIPKSGFDMYKNGDYLESIRISLERHNEIKDIFDQYRREPLADHWLPYNPICEKCGRVNTTEAYDFNGDIVKYRCECGHDGEMDIKSGNGKLTWRVEWAARWKIFGTTCEPFGKDHAASGGSYDVSSIISEEIFDYPAPYPIPYEWITLDGEAMSKSQGVFFTPEQWLEIGPAESLNYYLFRSKPMKSKDFSPKMPWLDFMDTFDKVEKVCYGEEEAPSEKEGRKFKSIYKNAQINPDAPLPFRPPFRFLVNAYQIAGDDLEKIFKILKKNSQLSKSFADKEFSDLSDLELEQYQERVKNVINWLDKYAPKFVKFQVQYKSIPKLPLPDDQIAFLKDLADLMEEKEFTNAEDLHDEMYLILESHGLKPQKAFQAIYKMILGQKQGPRAASFLLSLDKDFVVKRLRQDV